From one Campylobacter concisus genomic stretch:
- the fabG gene encoding 3-oxoacyl-ACP reductase FabG, which produces MSKRVLITGSSRGIGSSIARRLASEYEVVLHARSKSDELLKMASELGAKFLTFDVADTSAAKEMIEADMEANGVYYGIILNAGITRDNTFCGLSDEEWFDVIDVNLNGFYNVLRPALMPMIRARKPARIVTLSSVSGVIGNRGQVNYSASKAGIIGASKALAVELASRGITVNCVAPGLIKTDMSEEILNSDFLDEVLKAIPAKRAGEADEVAGLVKFLLSSDASYITRQVIGVNGGLC; this is translated from the coding sequence GTGAGTAAGAGAGTATTGATAACCGGATCAAGTAGAGGCATAGGGTCTAGCATAGCTAGGCGCCTTGCTAGCGAGTACGAAGTGGTGCTTCACGCAAGAAGTAAGAGCGATGAGCTTTTAAAGATGGCTAGTGAGCTTGGGGCTAAATTTTTAACATTTGACGTGGCTGATACTTCTGCGGCTAAGGAGATGATAGAAGCTGACATGGAGGCAAATGGCGTTTATTACGGCATTATTTTAAACGCTGGCATAACAAGGGATAATACCTTTTGTGGGCTGAGTGACGAAGAGTGGTTTGACGTGATAGATGTAAATTTAAATGGCTTTTACAACGTTCTAAGACCAGCGCTAATGCCCATGATAAGGGCTAGAAAGCCAGCTAGGATAGTGACATTAAGCTCTGTTTCAGGGGTTATTGGCAACAGAGGTCAGGTAAACTACTCGGCTAGCAAAGCTGGCATCATAGGAGCTAGCAAAGCCCTTGCAGTCGAGCTTGCAAGTAGAGGCATAACAGTAAACTGCGTAGCTCCAGGGCTTATAAAGACAGATATGAGCGAAGAAATTTTAAATAGCGACTTCTTAGATGAGGTGCTAAAGGCCATACCTGCAAAAAGAGCTGGCGAAGCAGATGAGGTGGCAGGGCTGGTTAAATTTTTACTAAGCAGTGATGCTAGCTACATCACAAGACAGGTTATCGGCGTAAATGGAGGACTTTGCTAA
- a CDS encoding thioester dehydrase, with translation MMISDYLPHSSAITLINEILEFTPCESIKVRSVINEQTPFLEDGKFYMQKAIEMMAQSLGIYDSKMRELRGEKAIFGFLLGSRKFEIFRPYFKVGDEIVIVSKCSIQDESGFGVYDSELFVNGEPGARAVLNVMSPDEEFVKKALSE, from the coding sequence ATGATGATAAGTGATTATTTGCCGCACAGTAGCGCCATAACCCTGATCAATGAAATTTTAGAATTTACACCTTGTGAGAGTATCAAAGTAAGAAGCGTGATAAATGAGCAAACTCCATTTTTGGAGGATGGGAAATTTTACATGCAAAAAGCGATTGAGATGATGGCTCAAAGCCTTGGTATTTATGACTCAAAGATGCGTGAGCTAAGGGGCGAGAAGGCGATATTTGGCTTTTTGCTAGGCAGTAGAAAATTTGAAATTTTTAGGCCATATTTTAAAGTAGGTGATGAGATAGTGATCGTCTCAAAGTGCTCGATCCAAGATGAGAGTGGATTTGGCGTTTATGACAGTGAGCTTTTTGTAAATGGCGAGCCTGGCGCAAGGGCGGTTTTAAACGTAATGAGCCCTGATGAAGAATTTGTAAAAAAGGCACTTAGTGAGTAA
- a CDS encoding beta-ketoacyl synthase N-terminal-like domain-containing protein produces MLIYVSKPAIISAAGSSSDENLSSLLSGKRFLGLSSEFHPENKFLVAKFDKALPEFAKNTKEHFKTRTNALLLNTLLELDDEVKKAIRKFSKSRVGVVLGTTTSGIEENFWTFKEYIRTEIFDKSKFGIDRNCLANVTEFVSEFYGLEGPSFCVSTACTSGVKAIIEAQRLIKSDICDAVICGGVDSLNTLTINGFNSLSILSQKPSEPFSKNREGINIGEGAGLFLLSRDEISNVVVAGSASNCDAFHMTQPDFSAKMAICCIEEALKKADMRGVDYVNLHGTGTQANDKMEAKAVNLTLGSAYASSLKPQIGHTLGAAGAIESAICVMLCMQENSALLPHVYDGAYDESLEAINLVKSGTKFDVKTAMSLSFAFGGDNAAIIFKRVR; encoded by the coding sequence GTGTTGATCTACGTTAGCAAACCAGCCATTATCAGTGCAGCAGGGAGCAGCAGTGATGAGAATTTAAGTTCGCTTTTAAGCGGAAAGAGATTTCTAGGCCTTAGCAGTGAGTTTCATCCTGAGAATAAATTTTTAGTTGCAAAATTTGATAAGGCACTACCAGAGTTTGCCAAGAACACAAAAGAACACTTTAAAACAAGAACCAATGCTTTACTTTTAAATACACTTCTCGAGTTAGATGATGAGGTCAAAAAGGCTATCAGGAAATTTAGTAAGAGCCGTGTAGGTGTTGTTTTGGGCACTACAACGAGTGGAATTGAAGAAAATTTTTGGACTTTTAAAGAGTATATAAGAACTGAAATTTTTGATAAAAGTAAGTTTGGTATAGACAGAAACTGTCTTGCAAATGTGACCGAATTTGTGAGCGAATTTTATGGACTAGAAGGTCCAAGTTTTTGCGTTTCAACTGCCTGTACTTCTGGTGTTAAGGCGATTATTGAGGCACAAAGACTAATAAAAAGTGATATTTGCGATGCGGTTATATGCGGCGGTGTCGATAGTTTAAACACCTTAACCATAAATGGCTTTAACTCACTTAGCATTTTAAGCCAAAAACCAAGCGAACCCTTTTCTAAAAACAGAGAGGGCATAAATATAGGCGAGGGAGCTGGGCTGTTTTTGCTGAGCCGTGATGAAATTTCAAACGTCGTGGTCGCTGGCTCGGCCTCAAACTGCGACGCTTTTCATATGACTCAGCCTGATTTTAGTGCCAAAATGGCAATTTGTTGTATAGAAGAAGCTTTAAAAAAAGCTGACATGAGAGGCGTAGACTATGTAAATTTGCATGGCACCGGCACGCAAGCAAATGACAAAATGGAGGCAAAAGCTGTAAATTTAACGCTTGGCTCCGCATATGCTAGCTCGTTAAAGCCGCAAATCGGACATACGCTAGGAGCTGCTGGAGCCATCGAGAGCGCCATTTGCGTGATGCTTTGCATGCAAGAAAATAGCGCCTTGCTACCGCATGTTTACGACGGAGCATATGACGAGAGTTTGGAAGCTATAAATTTAGTAAAAAGTGGCACGAAATTCGACGTAAAAACAGCGATGTCACTATCTTTTGCCTTTGGCGGAGATAACGCCGCGATAATATTTAAAAGAGTGAGATGA
- a CDS encoding 4'-phosphopantetheinyl transferase family protein, whose protein sequence is MPIKRGEIHLFISFCGEKFSPKMLDKKDRRRVKKYPNLIKQNSFKISRYLKFKAKMRGKICLSHKENIAVLAISKEKIGVDVEELKQRNFDAIASFCFTKDESKILANAKDKMQKFYEIYTAKEAILKLKNLSFSDLGTTSYDEMAKKYLIINNSFIICLAFKQCKDIIIKLL, encoded by the coding sequence ATGCCTATAAAAAGGGGTGAAATTCATCTTTTTATCAGCTTTTGCGGTGAGAAATTTAGCCCAAAAATGCTAGATAAAAAAGATCGCAGAAGAGTAAAAAAATACCCAAATTTAATAAAACAAAACTCATTTAAAATATCTCGCTACTTAAAATTTAAAGCAAAGATGCGAGGTAAAATCTGTCTTTCTCATAAAGAAAATATCGCAGTTTTAGCCATTTCAAAAGAAAAGATCGGAGTTGATGTAGAAGAGCTAAAGCAGAGAAATTTTGACGCTATAGCTAGCTTTTGCTTTACAAAAGATGAGAGCAAAATTTTAGCAAATGCAAAAGACAAAATGCAAAAATTTTATGAAATTTATACTGCAAAAGAGGCAATTTTAAAGCTTAAAAATTTATCGTTTAGCGATCTTGGTACTACCAGCTACGATGAAATGGCAAAAAAATACTTAATTATTAACAATTCATTTATTATTTGCCTTGCATTTAAGCAATGCAAAGATATAATTATTAAACTTTTGTAA
- a CDS encoding ABC transporter substrate-binding protein, with the protein MLAGELLKSHFTKFDLVAVLSKFLEQSHFDKEKFDLLKQNNFKNLDKNIKQEIVEAAGFKEFFDKKFQSFLCELMQSKVLIVSGKEYKFSELEIYTCFDANTYKRQCEAGEIYFHNFGFDISFKSDLSLYGGVLVRSLKPLNGQNFILGPRKCALHILNSKMSNLNFDLKEADFRKNEITFTPRIRSFGDENQQKNDCLRVFTAEFEKALEFDENYKKRLNAYKKG; encoded by the coding sequence ATGCTAGCTGGCGAGCTGCTTAAAAGCCATTTTACTAAATTTGATCTGGTGGCGGTGCTTAGTAAATTTTTAGAGCAAAGTCATTTTGATAAAGAAAAATTTGATCTGCTTAAACAAAATAACTTTAAAAATTTAGATAAAAATATAAAGCAAGAGATAGTTGAGGCTGCTGGTTTTAAAGAGTTTTTCGATAAGAAATTTCAGAGCTTTCTATGTGAGCTTATGCAAAGTAAGGTTTTAATTGTTTCTGGCAAAGAGTATAAATTTAGTGAGCTTGAAATTTATACTTGTTTTGACGCAAATACCTACAAAAGGCAGTGTGAGGCAGGAGAGATTTACTTTCACAACTTTGGCTTTGACATATCTTTTAAAAGTGATCTATCACTTTATGGTGGCGTTTTAGTAAGAAGCCTAAAGCCCTTAAATGGGCAAAATTTTATCTTGGGACCAAGAAAATGTGCCTTGCATATCTTAAATAGCAAAATGAGCAATTTAAACTTTGATCTAAAAGAGGCTGATTTTAGAAAAAATGAGATTACTTTTACACCACGTATTAGATCATTTGGCGATGAAAACCAGCAAAAAAATGATTGTCTTAGAGTATTTACTGCTGAGTTTGAAAAAGCCTTAGAGTTTGATGAAAATTATAAAAAGAGATTAAATGCCTATAAAAAGGGGTGA
- a CDS encoding TPM domain-containing protein — protein sequence MKKIFALLFFTFCFCFAINFNEQINDEAQIFSKNEKAELLSLVQNYEQNSTTQIAIVTLKSLENKSIEDISLEVARGYKLGQKQSSNGVLLIVAPNERKVRIEVGYGLEGVLTDAISSQIINDVIVPKFKQGDMGGGIIEGTKAIIKVASGEEFENVSEDEEIPFGIVAFFAGMISCFVSGFLGKFFMRVGFSACFAGLISTVFEQFFGVQNYFIVFAIVFVIFFIILKNAFKKNAQSKNTHSDFGRDRSDSNSSGSGHSSSSRGGGFSGGGGGFGGGGASGSW from the coding sequence ATGAAGAAAATTTTTGCTCTTTTATTTTTTACATTTTGCTTTTGTTTTGCCATAAATTTTAACGAGCAGATAAATGACGAGGCTCAAATTTTCTCTAAAAATGAGAAGGCTGAGCTTTTAAGCTTGGTGCAAAATTACGAGCAAAATAGTACGACACAAATTGCTATCGTGACACTTAAATCACTAGAAAATAAAAGCATAGAAGATATCTCTCTTGAGGTAGCTAGAGGCTACAAGCTGGGACAAAAACAAAGTAGTAATGGAGTGCTTTTAATAGTCGCTCCAAACGAGAGAAAAGTGCGTATAGAGGTTGGTTATGGACTCGAAGGTGTGCTAACTGATGCTATATCAAGCCAGATCATAAATGATGTGATAGTGCCTAAATTTAAGCAAGGAGATATGGGCGGTGGCATCATAGAGGGCACAAAAGCTATCATAAAAGTAGCTAGTGGTGAAGAATTTGAAAACGTGAGTGAAGATGAAGAGATACCATTTGGAATAGTTGCCTTTTTTGCTGGCATGATCTCGTGTTTTGTCTCTGGCTTTTTAGGTAAATTTTTTATGCGAGTTGGTTTTAGTGCGTGTTTTGCAGGGCTGATATCTACGGTATTTGAGCAATTTTTTGGCGTGCAAAATTACTTCATTGTCTTTGCTATTGTGTTTGTAATATTTTTTATTATTTTAAAAAATGCCTTTAAAAAAAATGCTCAAAGCAAAAATACACACAGTGATTTCGGGCGTGATAGATCAGACTCAAATAGCAGTGGCAGTGGCCATTCAAGCAGTTCAAGAGGTGGTGGCTTTAGTGGCGGCGGAGGCGGTTTTGGCGGAGGCGGAGCAAGTGGCAGCTGGTAA